The DNA sequence CATATTTGTTGCAAAGTTCTGTAACAGCAATTATATCAACATTATCTCCATGATAAACAGAACACGGATGACCAAGAAATTTTATTCTTTTATGAAATCTCTCAATTGCGTTTAAATAACCTTGAGTAATTGTGTTTGAATCTTCTTGATATGGCGGGTTTTGATGAGTTGATAAAATCATAATATCAGATTCTTCACCTTGAATGTCCATGCAGACATCACCATTGCTGTTTAGAATATCTGCTTCAATTCCGAATTGAACTTCAACATTATTGAAAACATTTTTCCAACGTTTTACAATTCCACGATATGATTTTCTTCCGAAATTTCTTGCATCAAGATAAGCTTGATTGTGGTCTGTTATTGCAATTTTGTTTAAGCCAATTTCACCGGCAAATTTTACAATTTCGTCAATAGTATTTAAACCATCGGAAAAATTTATTGAATGAATGTGATAATCTTCATTACCGGGATTTATTATTTCCATCTATTCCCTTTTCCAAAAACATTATTTTAGAATTTTTAATTTTCCTTCATCATCAAACCAATTTTTAGCAGCTTGTTCCAAACCAAACATTTCTTCCAAAGATAATTTTCTCGGATAACGTGTAAATGGTTTTATCGGAACTCCTCTTTTGCTAATTAAAAATTTAACACCCATTGGATGAACAGATCTTTGCACCATTTCCATTCCGCATAAAACTTGATTTAATACATCTGCTTTTGGATTTTTTGCTAATCCATTTTCATAAACTTCTACAACTAAATCGGGAAGCCAATTTGCAGCAATATTCATCGAACCAGGAGTACCATTCCTTACTGATTCAAGCATATATGGAACATTTGCCTGAAGATGAGCAAAATTTGTATTATTTGTTATTTCAGTTATTGAATTAATTTTTTGCAAATCGCAGCTAGTTTCTTTATAAGCAAAGTACCTTCCGGTATTTGCAATTTTCTTTATTAAATCAATTCCCAAATAATATCGTCGTGGAACCGGACATTCATAAATCCCCAATTTTATATTTGTTTTTTCAGCAATTGTTAAATAATATTTTTCTAACTCCTCGTCTGTATTTAAATATTCCGGTATAGTCAACATTACAATTTCAACACCGGTGTCAGAAACTTTTTTAATAAATTCAATATGCTCGTCAAGATTTTTTCCAAAATTTCCCGTACCCACAACCGGAATTTTCCCATTTACAACTTTTACAGCATCTGAAATTAATTTTAATCTTTCATCTTCTGTTAATTCGTACATTTCGCTTGATTGACAATTAGCATAAATTCCACCAAGTTTAAATCGTAAATACCATTCAATCATTTTTTGATAACCGGAAAAATCAATTGTCAAATCATCGTTAAAAGGCGTTATTAAAACCGGCCAAATTCCTTTGAATCTTCTATTTTCTATATTATTCATTTTTTCACTTCAAATTTAAATTCAATTTTTGATTGATAAAATATTTGTAAATATGCTAAACAATCGTTTGCCTAATTTATAACATGGACATATTATAATCAAGTTAAATAATTTGGAAAATTGATTTAAGATTTTGGTTCTGAAAAGATTCTAAGTTTTTTTGGTTTTTATTTCAGCAAAATGAATTTTTTCGACTCAGAGAAATTTTGTGTCTTTAATTGATAAAAATAAATTCCACTCGGTAAATTTTGTGCATCAAATATAACTTCATAATTTCCGGGATTTTGTTTCTGGTTTACTAAAGTTCTTACTTCACTTCCTAATATGTCGTAAATTTTTAAAGAAACATTATTATTGTCATTTCGATCAAAGGGAGAAATCTCCAAACCATTTGAATTTTGAGATCTCTCACCCTTTTGGGGATTCGAGATGACAGAATTGGCGGGAATTGAATATTTTATTTTCGTAGTCGGATTAAATGGATTGGGATAATTTTGTTCTAATTTAAATTCAGTTGGTAAATTTTCATCTTCGTTAATGGAAATTAAAAAATCAGATTCTATTGCTCCCATATCCGGAGCAATGCCTATATATTCATCAGTGGATAAATTAATTAATGTATCACCTTCCCAAACTAAAAAAGGTGTTCCGGTATTTACGCAAGGAGAATTTTCAGTTAAACTATAATCATAAGGTTCTCCGCCAACAAACATCGGATCAGAATCAGTATTACCGCTTAACCAATTTATTTTTACACTATCCAAATTATCTATATTATTTCTTCCTCCAAATAAATTTGAATTTGAAATAGTTAATTCCGAGTTTGATAAAATTCCTTTTCTTAATTTTATATTTTTTGGTTTATTATTGTAAATGATGCAATTAACTAATGATATTTTTTCCCCATTAATAAAAATTCCACCAGAACTAGTTTGGTTTTTTGAATTATTCTCCGTAACAGTAAGATTATTTAATTTAACATTTTCCGCCATACTTATATTCAATCCGGCGCCATCATTTTCAGAAATATTATTTTTAATTAACAGATTTTTTAGCAATATATTTTTACCGGAAACCGAAATTCCGCTTCCGCTTAAATCATATCCATTTTGAAGCGTTAATTTTTCAACACTTACATTTTTATTTTCATGATAAATTGTTACGAGACTATTTTTATTTTCTCCATCAAGAATTGTTTGATCAACTTTATTTCCAACCAAAGAAATGTTATCTCTCAAGTAAATCGGGAAGTTTTCATTATTTGTTGAATTTGAATAAACACCTTGCAGTAAATTTATTTTTCTCTGATTTGCAGAATCTGTTTTTGCAACTAATTTTGCGAAAGAAATTGTTCTCAATGGTGAAATTGGTAAAATTCCATTATTTGAATCTGATCCATTGGGTGAAACATATAAATCCGAATTTACTGATTTGAAAATTGCATGCTTAAAGTGAAAATTGATTTTATTAATAACATTAATATGATATTTTTCTGGTTCCGAAACTGTAACTGTATCTAAACTTAACATATATGGAATGTTAGAATTCAAAGAATCAAAATGAATATCCGTACTTCCAAAATTAGCTCTGTTTAGAAAAATACTGCAATTTGAAGAATCTGGAAAATTAAGAGCAATTTTAGAATGAATTCCACCACCTTTAGATTTAGATAAATTATTTCTTACAATAACACCATTGAATTTTATAATTTCGATTTCAGAATTAATATAAATTCCACCACCACCATTTTCACATTGATTATTTTCTAAAATTGAATTATTAATTTCAACTTGAGAACTGTCTATAAAAATTCCTCCACCAGAGTTTGATTTGTTATTAGAAATTTTTACATCAATTATTTTTGCTATTGAATTTTGCAGAAAAATTCCACCTCCGTTTCCATTTTTCGCTTCATTTTCAATTATATGCAAATTTTCTAAAAATATTTTTGAACTGTCTCTGCATAAAATTCCGGCACCGTTACAGTCTTCAACTGTATTTCTTGAAATAATTAAATTCTTCAAAGTTGTAGCAGACTTATTTTTAATTGTAATTCCACCTCCGTGTAAAGTATCAGAAAAGCTAATTCCATCTCTAATTGTAAAACCATTTAGTTCTGAGGTTGAATCCTCTCCGTTTTCAAAAGTTACTACGCAACCTTGCTGCATGCCACTAACGATTGTACTTTGAATGTATGATGAATCTTTCATTTCCAAAAAGTATGACATAACAACAATATTTTTTCCATTAAAATTTATATTTTCATAATAAATTCCGGGCGGAACTAAAACAGTATCGCCATTATTACTTCTATCTATTAACTCTTGAATTGTGGGAATGCTTTTTGTCGGCTTAAGTATTTCTGAAAATATATTACTAAAACAAATTATTGCAATTATAAAGATTTGAAAAATATATTTCACAGTTTTGCTCCAAAATCAAATTAATTACAAATAAATATAATTAGAATGTTAAGTAATTTTAAACAAAAATTTACAAATAATTAATGATATGATTTATATCAATTCGGTGAGATTTATAAAACTAATTACTATTATTTAAATATTGAATTAACATTTCCGGATTATCCGTTTGAATTCCTTCAACTCCTAATTCAATAATTTTCTGCCATTCTCTTTCATTGCCAATTTCTTCATCGACAAAAACTTTTGCATTATTCTTATGGCAAATTGCAACAAATTCAGAATCTAACTGACTCATATCTGTCGCAATAAATTTTGGATTTATTTCGTAAAATAGTTTTAATAAATTTTCTTTTGTTCCCGGATCCGGCATTGACAAACATTCTTCGCAAACTTCTTTAAGTTTTTTAATTTCGTTTAAATATGAAAAAGGAATATACCAAAGAACATTTTTCTCCATTTCATATTTTTTAATTATTGCTGAAATTTCTTCAACAAATGGGTCTTTCAAATCCAAATAAATTCCAATTTTACCTTTACATAATTCTAGTATTTCTTCCAAAGTTGGAATTTTTTCATCATCATTAATTTCAGCAAACTTTTTAGAAATATTCATTTTCTTCAATTCACAAAGTGTAAAATCATTTACTTTTCCAAAACTTCCATAAACATATTCATCAATTTTTGAATTATGAATACTTACAAATTTTCCGTCTTTAGTTTTTCGAACATCAATTTCAATAAAATCGCAATTTAATTCGATTGCTTTTTTATAAGCGGCAATTGTATTTTCCGGACAATAATTATGTGCTCCGCGATGAGCAATGACAAAAGTTTTACCATTTTTAGGTTTTGAAAGATCTAACATTTCAACATTGTCTTGAGCAGTTAGAAAATTAGAAATATTTAGAAAAAATATAATGAGAATTAAATTTTTTCTTTGTTGAAATATATTATTACTCAATTGGAGTTCCGTCTTTTGTCCAAATAGTTAAATTTGTTAAATCATTTTTATCTTTTTTTCTGAACACAAAAATTGAAGTTAATAATGAAGTTGCAAATAATAAAATATGACCGACCATTCCGGTATAATATAAATCAAACGGAATTATCATTGAATCCGGAACCAAGTTTCTTTCTGAAAGAATTACCCAGACAGAAAAAATAACCGTTACAAAAATTCCAACCCAGATTGATTTTGCATTAACTCTGGTTGTAACAAATCCCAATAAATACATTCCAAAAACTCCGCCCATTACAACTGAATTTAAAATCGTAATTGCATCTTGCAAAGTTTTGGTTTCGGTTTCGACTAATATTATTGCACCTAAAATCATAATAACAGAAGTTACGGATGCAATTATCCAAGCAACATTTAAGTAATGTTTATCTTCTCTATTTTTTACAAAATGTCGTCTGTAAATATCATTTACTCCAACTGTTGAAATTGAATTTATGCTTGAATCTAAAGATGACATTGCTGCGGCTAGAACGGCACTTAGAACAATTCCCGGAATTCCAACCGGTAAATAGTTTAGAATAAAATACGGCATAATCCCTTCAGCTTTTTTATCACCGGTTAACATTGCATGAGCTTCCGGTGTTGGGAAAACTTGGAAGAACGCATATAAAGCTGTTCCGATAAACATAAATAATGCCCAAATTGGAATGTTCATCAATCCGATTGTAACTAATCCTTTACGAGCTTCCTTCATACTTTTTGCTGCTGCATATTTTTGTATTACATTTTGATTTGTTCCAAACTCTTGAAGCCAAACTGTTAATCCGACTAATAACATCATCAACCCAGATTTATCAGATAAAGTTAGCTTCCACGGAACATGCTGTAAAGTTCCATTTGATAATTCGGCAACAGCAAATTTGTTATTTGCATTTGCAATTTCAAAAATTTGACTAAACCCTCCAGGAAGATCAATAACTATTACAGCTAAAATAAATATTCCGCCA is a window from the Ignavibacteriota bacterium genome containing:
- a CDS encoding PHP domain-containing protein — its product is MEIINPGNEDYHIHSINFSDGLNTIDEIVKFAGEIGLNKIAITDHNQAYLDARNFGRKSYRGIVKRWKNVFNNVEVQFGIEADILNSNGDVCMDIQGEESDIMILSTHQNPPYQEDSNTITQGYLNAIERFHKRIKFLGHPCSVYHGDNVDIIAVTELCNKYEIALEVNGANLSTNRTNLNKLKQMLKNADRIYVNSDSHTLYELKTVRKITFQYLKENGFINNIF
- a CDS encoding dihydrodipicolinate synthase family protein; amino-acid sequence: MNNIENRRFKGIWPVLITPFNDDLTIDFSGYQKMIEWYLRFKLGGIYANCQSSEMYELTEDERLKLISDAVKVVNGKIPVVGTGNFGKNLDEHIEFIKKVSDTGVEIVMLTIPEYLNTDEELEKYYLTIAEKTNIKLGIYECPVPRRYYLGIDLIKKIANTGRYFAYKETSCDLQKINSITEITNNTNFAHLQANVPYMLESVRNGTPGSMNIAANWLPDLVVEVYENGLAKNPKADVLNQVLCGMEMVQRSVHPMGVKFLISKRGVPIKPFTRYPRKLSLEEMFGLEQAAKNWFDDEGKLKILK
- a CDS encoding T9SS type A sorting domain-containing protein; translation: MKYIFQIFIIAIICFSNIFSEILKPTKSIPTIQELIDRSNNGDTVLVPPGIYYENINFNGKNIVVMSYFLEMKDSSYIQSTIVSGMQQGCVVTFENGEDSTSELNGFTIRDGISFSDTLHGGGITIKNKSATTLKNLIISRNTVEDCNGAGILCRDSSKIFLENLHIIENEAKNGNGGGIFLQNSIAKIIDVKISNNKSNSGGGIFIDSSQVEINNSILENNQCENGGGGIYINSEIEIIKFNGVIVRNNLSKSKGGGIHSKIALNFPDSSNCSIFLNRANFGSTDIHFDSLNSNIPYMLSLDTVTVSEPEKYHINVINKINFHFKHAIFKSVNSDLYVSPNGSDSNNGILPISPLRTISFAKLVAKTDSANQRKINLLQGVYSNSTNNENFPIYLRDNISLVGNKVDQTILDGENKNSLVTIYHENKNVSVEKLTLQNGYDLSGSGISVSGKNILLKNLLIKNNISENDGAGLNISMAENVKLNNLTVTENNSKNQTSSGGIFINGEKISLVNCIIYNNKPKNIKLRKGILSNSELTISNSNLFGGRNNIDNLDSVKINWLSGNTDSDPMFVGGEPYDYSLTENSPCVNTGTPFLVWEGDTLINLSTDEYIGIAPDMGAIESDFLISINEDENLPTEFKLEQNYPNPFNPTTKIKYSIPANSVISNPQKGERSQNSNGLEISPFDRNDNNNVSLKIYDILGSEVRTLVNQKQNPGNYEVIFDAQNLPSGIYFYQLKTQNFSESKKFILLK
- a CDS encoding glycerophosphodiester phosphodiesterase family protein — translated: MSNNIFQQRKNLILIIFFLNISNFLTAQDNVEMLDLSKPKNGKTFVIAHRGAHNYCPENTIAAYKKAIELNCDFIEIDVRKTKDGKFVSIHNSKIDEYVYGSFGKVNDFTLCELKKMNISKKFAEINDDEKIPTLEEILELCKGKIGIYLDLKDPFVEEISAIIKKYEMEKNVLWYIPFSYLNEIKKLKEVCEECLSMPDPGTKENLLKLFYEINPKFIATDMSQLDSEFVAICHKNNAKVFVDEEIGNEREWQKIIELGVEGIQTDNPEMLIQYLNNSN
- a CDS encoding sodium:solute symporter, translating into MKLHWVDIITLTTYLLAVLGIGIYFSKKTKTTEDYFVGGRSYKGWVIGLAMVGTSISSITFLAYPADSFKTAWLRFLPNLALPIGVILAMYFFLPFYRRKKTISAYEYLEDRFSPSIRVYGAVTFIIGQCVRLALILFLVSLLMYEITGLGALESILLMGIVVSIYTVLGGIEAVLWTDVMQTITLIFGGIFILAVIVIDLPGGFSQIFEIANANNKFAVAELSNGTLQHVPWKLTLSDKSGLMMLLVGLTVWLQEFGTNQNVIQKYAAAKSMKEARKGLVTIGLMNIPIWALFMFIGTALYAFFQVFPTPEAHAMLTGDKKAEGIMPYFILNYLPVGIPGIVLSAVLAAAMSSLDSSINSISTVGVNDIYRRHFVKNREDKHYLNVAWIIASVTSVIMILGAIILVETETKTLQDAITILNSVVMGGVFGMYLLGFVTTRVNAKSIWVGIFVTVIFSVWVILSERNLVPDSMIIPFDLYYTGMVGHILLFATSLLTSIFVFRKKDKNDLTNLTIWTKDGTPIE